A single genomic interval of Streptomyces graminofaciens harbors:
- a CDS encoding dienelactone hydrolase family protein: MRFTSQTSSDGVTEQFFTLDEIPGVLWTPEAPCRTRPLILLGHGGGQHKTAPGTASRARRYAAEGFAVVAIDAPSHGDRPKDEEFGRIAAGMRAGLAAGGNPGVLVAGMHSHLAGRAVADWQTVLTAVQRLDQVGLGPVGYCGLSMGCGLGIPLIAAEPRIRAAVLGLLGVHGLAEDAARITVPVQFLVQWDDQMVPRDQSLALFDALASAEKTLHANPGRHGDVPPFEVDDSLRFFARHLT, from the coding sequence ATGCGCTTCACCTCCCAGACGTCGTCGGACGGCGTCACCGAACAGTTCTTCACCCTGGACGAGATCCCCGGCGTGCTGTGGACGCCGGAAGCCCCCTGCCGTACTCGTCCCCTGATCCTGCTGGGCCACGGCGGCGGGCAGCACAAGACGGCCCCCGGCACCGCGTCCCGCGCGCGCCGCTACGCCGCCGAGGGTTTCGCGGTCGTCGCCATCGACGCGCCCAGCCACGGTGACCGGCCCAAGGACGAGGAGTTCGGCCGGATCGCGGCCGGGATGCGGGCCGGCCTGGCCGCCGGTGGGAATCCGGGCGTGCTGGTCGCCGGTATGCACAGCCATCTGGCCGGTCGGGCCGTCGCGGACTGGCAGACGGTCCTGACCGCGGTCCAGCGCCTCGACCAGGTCGGCCTCGGCCCCGTGGGCTACTGCGGCCTGTCGATGGGCTGCGGGCTCGGCATCCCGCTCATCGCCGCAGAGCCCCGGATCCGCGCCGCGGTGCTGGGCCTGCTCGGCGTGCACGGGCTGGCCGAGGACGCCGCGCGGATCACCGTGCCGGTGCAGTTCCTCGTCCAGTGGGACGACCAGATGGTGCCGCGGGACCAGAGCCTGGCCTTGTTCGACGCCCTGGCCTCGGCCGAGAAGACGCTGCACGCCAACCCCGGCAGGCACGGGGACGTGCCGCCGTTCGAAGTGGACGATTCGCTGCGGTTCTTCGCCCGGCATCTGACCTGA
- the chvE gene encoding multiple monosaccharide ABC transporter substrate-binding protein gives MPNRRTVLAAIGAAPLALTLSACGQDSADGSGSDSEGGTIGVALPTRASERWLTDGKSVVEDLRDKGYKSKLVYGEDNPATQVSQIASLIKQGVDALIIAAIDNRSLNGVLKQAAAADIPVISYDRLILDSKNVDYYVSFDNEQVGRLQARYIIDELGLEDGKGPFNIELFAGSADDNNTKYFFDGSMHLLQPYLDNKQLVVRSGQTALKEVTTLRWDGPTAQRRMDAVLSKSYGTAKVDAVLSPYDGISIGVLNSLKSHGYGSGSTALPVVTGQDAELASVKSIIAGQQSQTVYKDLRQLASVAASMVDDILNGQTPKVNNRRAYDNGAKAVPAYLLQPESVDKSNYDLILVAGGYYTAAELK, from the coding sequence ATGCCCAACCGAAGAACCGTCCTCGCCGCCATCGGGGCCGCCCCCCTCGCCCTCACCCTGTCCGCCTGCGGCCAGGACAGCGCGGACGGGTCCGGGAGCGACTCCGAGGGCGGCACCATCGGCGTCGCCCTGCCGACCCGGGCCTCCGAGCGCTGGCTCACCGACGGCAAGAGCGTCGTCGAGGACCTGCGGGACAAGGGGTACAAGTCCAAACTGGTCTACGGCGAGGACAACCCGGCCACCCAGGTCTCGCAGATAGCCAGCCTGATCAAGCAGGGCGTCGACGCACTGATCATCGCGGCCATCGACAACAGGTCGCTGAACGGCGTGCTCAAGCAGGCCGCCGCCGCGGACATCCCCGTGATCTCCTACGACCGCCTCATCCTCGACAGCAAGAACGTCGACTACTACGTCTCCTTCGACAACGAGCAGGTCGGCCGGCTCCAAGCCCGCTACATCATCGACGAACTCGGCCTGGAGGACGGCAAGGGACCGTTCAACATCGAGCTGTTCGCCGGCTCCGCCGACGACAACAACACCAAGTACTTCTTCGACGGCTCGATGCACCTCCTGCAGCCCTACCTGGACAACAAGCAGCTGGTCGTCCGGTCCGGCCAGACCGCGCTCAAGGAGGTCACCACCCTGCGCTGGGACGGACCCACCGCGCAGCGGCGCATGGACGCCGTCCTCTCCAAGTCGTACGGGACCGCGAAGGTCGACGCGGTCCTCTCCCCCTACGACGGCATCTCCATCGGCGTCCTGAACTCGCTGAAGTCGCACGGCTACGGCTCCGGCTCCACGGCTCTCCCGGTCGTCACCGGTCAGGACGCGGAGCTGGCCTCGGTGAAGTCGATCATCGCGGGCCAGCAGTCGCAGACGGTCTACAAGGACCTCCGCCAGCTCGCCTCGGTCGCGGCAAGCATGGTCGACGACATACTCAACGGCCAGACACCGAAGGTGAACAACAGAAGGGCCTACGACAACGGCGCCAAGGCCGTACCCGCCTACCTGCTCCAGCCGGAGAGCGTCGACAAGAGCAACTACGACCTGATCCTGGTCGCGGGCGGCTACTACACCGCCGCCGAACTCAAGTAG
- a CDS encoding DUF2079 domain-containing protein has protein sequence MPTSPTPASTEPRTAPVTTFPPCDRRPQSFDGPRPERRAGHRDPYLLAVVLFVAYATTSYARYRHLATRSWDLGIFEQAVRAYAHLQAPIVDLKGPGYNVLGDHFSPVTALLAPLYRLFPSPVTLLVAQAALFALSAVPVTRVAATLLGRRSGLALGVAYGLSWGLQRAVDFDFHEIAFAVPLIAFSLEAVLERRWRRALLLALPLVLVKEDLGVTVAAIALVVAVRARRTSPPTVPYALGMAAFGVAATFVTLTTVIPAFNTTGGYDYWNKVDAGFGLFASFDVKLRTLAWLLIPTSGLLALRSPLVAVALPTLGWRFLSGDDHYWGTDWHYSAVLMPVVTLALVDALTVTRHSPRPWLRSYAARLPTAAVAAALALTTSLPLAALTEPEAYRTPERTTAVERLLSEIPDGATVEANIGPLTRLTSRCRVFWIGRTKGLAPDYIALDNSTGRYRDIDGYARQLHPKARYTVARTAQGYVILKRLA, from the coding sequence ATGCCCACGTCCCCGACACCGGCGAGCACCGAACCCCGGACGGCGCCGGTCACGACCTTCCCCCCGTGTGACCGGCGCCCCCAGTCCTTCGACGGCCCCCGCCCCGAACGCCGCGCGGGCCACCGCGACCCGTACCTCCTCGCGGTCGTCCTCTTCGTCGCGTACGCCACCACCTCCTACGCCCGCTACCGGCACCTCGCCACCCGCTCCTGGGACCTCGGCATCTTCGAGCAGGCCGTCCGGGCGTACGCGCACCTCCAGGCGCCGATCGTCGACTTGAAGGGGCCGGGCTACAACGTCCTCGGCGACCACTTCAGCCCCGTCACGGCCCTCCTCGCCCCCCTCTACCGCCTCTTCCCGTCCCCGGTCACCCTCCTCGTCGCCCAGGCGGCGCTCTTCGCGCTGTCCGCCGTACCGGTCACGCGCGTGGCCGCGACCCTGCTCGGCCGCCGCAGCGGACTCGCGCTCGGCGTCGCGTACGGACTGTCGTGGGGTCTGCAGCGGGCGGTGGACTTCGACTTCCACGAGATCGCGTTCGCCGTACCGCTGATCGCGTTCAGCCTGGAGGCGGTCCTGGAACGCCGCTGGCGCCGGGCGCTGCTCCTCGCCCTGCCGCTGGTCCTGGTCAAGGAGGACCTCGGCGTCACGGTGGCGGCCATCGCGCTCGTCGTCGCCGTACGCGCCCGGCGCACCTCCCCGCCGACGGTCCCGTACGCCCTCGGCATGGCGGCCTTCGGCGTCGCGGCCACGTTCGTCACGCTCACGACCGTGATCCCGGCCTTCAACACGACGGGCGGCTACGACTACTGGAACAAGGTCGACGCGGGCTTCGGCCTCTTCGCCAGCTTCGACGTCAAACTCCGCACCCTCGCCTGGCTGCTGATCCCGACCAGCGGCCTGCTGGCCCTGCGCTCACCGCTCGTGGCCGTCGCCCTGCCGACGCTGGGCTGGCGCTTCCTCTCCGGCGACGACCACTACTGGGGCACGGACTGGCACTACAGCGCCGTCCTGATGCCGGTCGTCACCCTTGCCCTCGTCGACGCGCTCACCGTCACCCGGCACAGCCCGCGCCCCTGGCTGCGCTCGTACGCCGCCCGACTGCCCACGGCGGCCGTGGCGGCGGCGCTGGCGCTGACGACGTCCCTCCCCCTCGCCGCGCTCACGGAACCCGAGGCGTACCGCACGCCCGAGCGCACCACCGCCGTCGAACGGCTCCTGTCCGAGATCCCGGACGGCGCGACGGTCGAGGCCAACATCGGCCCGCTGACCCGGCTGACCTCCCGCTGCCGCGTCTTCTGGATCGGCAGAACCAAGGGCCTCGCCCCCGACTACATAGCCCTCGACAACTCCACGGGCCGCTACAGAGACATCGACGGCTACGCCCGCCAGCTCCACCCGAAGGCCCGCTACACGGTGGCGCGCACGGCCCAGGGGTACGTGATCCTGAAGCGCCTCGCTTGA
- a CDS encoding SigE family RNA polymerase sigma factor encodes MTDEEFEEFYTYSRQSLVGQLYLMTGDLYEAQDVVQEAYVRAWTRRARLDRDAGPEAWIRTVAWRLAISRWRRRGRSLDAWRRRASGQADSAPAPEPGTVALVAALRRLSERQRRVAVLHYVCDLSVDQVAAETGISPGTVKTHLHRARAALAPQLADVSELSGGVLKEDQGV; translated from the coding sequence ATGACCGACGAGGAGTTCGAGGAGTTCTACACGTACTCCCGGCAGTCTCTGGTGGGACAGCTGTACCTGATGACCGGTGACCTGTACGAGGCGCAGGACGTGGTGCAGGAGGCGTACGTCCGTGCCTGGACCCGGCGGGCGCGGCTCGACCGGGACGCCGGGCCCGAGGCCTGGATACGCACGGTCGCCTGGCGGCTGGCGATCAGCCGCTGGCGGCGCCGGGGCCGCTCCCTGGACGCCTGGCGGCGGCGCGCGAGCGGGCAGGCCGACAGCGCCCCGGCGCCCGAGCCCGGCACGGTCGCCCTGGTCGCCGCGCTCCGGCGGCTCTCGGAGCGGCAGCGGCGGGTCGCGGTCCTGCACTACGTCTGCGATCTGAGCGTCGACCAGGTCGCCGCCGAGACGGGTATCTCCCCGGGCACGGTCAAGACCCACCTCCACCGGGCCCGCGCGGCCCTCGCTCCCCAACTGGCCGATGTGTCCGAACTGTCCGGCGGAGTCCTGAAGGAGGACCAAGGTGTCTGA
- a CDS encoding aquaporin — MVRKLAAELLGTGMLVYFAVGVATLSFGFGTAGDSYAAGVVATALAFGLVLLALAYVLGPVSGCHVNPAVTVGALVAGRIPLVEAVGYWLAQFTGGILGALLLWGTFAGSPGYNRSTIGLGADGWGAASTIHINGGGAFLTEVVLTTLFVFIALGATSKTSNDTVAGLTIGLALSVCHLIGIPITGTSVNPARSLGPALIVGGTALSQVWLFIIAPLMGGILAAGLYMLIFPKSEPVQRETLVSGAG; from the coding sequence ATGGTCCGTAAATTGGCCGCGGAACTGCTGGGAACAGGAATGCTCGTGTATTTCGCCGTCGGGGTGGCAACCCTGTCGTTCGGCTTCGGCACTGCGGGGGACAGTTACGCCGCCGGCGTGGTCGCCACCGCGCTCGCGTTCGGTCTTGTCCTACTGGCACTGGCATACGTGCTCGGGCCCGTCTCCGGCTGCCACGTCAATCCAGCCGTCACCGTCGGAGCCCTGGTGGCCGGCCGAATTCCGCTGGTCGAGGCGGTCGGTTACTGGCTTGCGCAGTTCACCGGCGGCATCCTCGGGGCTTTGCTCCTGTGGGGTACGTTCGCCGGTTCACCCGGCTACAACCGTTCGACCATCGGCCTTGGGGCCGACGGCTGGGGTGCCGCCAGCACCATCCACATCAATGGAGGCGGCGCCTTCCTGACCGAGGTCGTGCTGACCACTCTCTTTGTCTTCATCGCCCTCGGCGCGACAAGCAAGACCTCGAATGACACCGTCGCAGGACTGACGATCGGGCTGGCGCTCTCCGTATGTCACCTCATCGGGATTCCGATCACTGGAACGTCGGTGAACCCCGCCCGCAGTCTCGGTCCCGCCCTCATCGTCGGCGGGACAGCCCTTTCCCAGGTCTGGCTCTTCATCATCGCCCCCCTCATGGGTGGCATCCTGGCCGCCGGCCTCTACATGCTGATCTTCCCGAAGTCCGAACCCGTCCAGCGTGAAACCCTGGTCAGCGGCGCCGGCTGA
- a CDS encoding DoxX family protein has product MNLGLWIAAGVLAVVALSGGLVKSFVPKEKLAGLNGAGWTQAFGPGFVKTLGVLELLAALGLILPAALGVAPVLVPVTAVCWVALMVGAMITHGRLGEAGLVVLNLFYLALAVFVAWGRFGPESFAG; this is encoded by the coding sequence ATGAACCTCGGGCTGTGGATCGCCGCCGGAGTGCTGGCCGTGGTGGCTCTGTCCGGCGGCCTCGTCAAGTCGTTCGTGCCCAAGGAGAAGCTGGCCGGGCTCAACGGCGCGGGATGGACGCAGGCCTTCGGCCCCGGGTTCGTCAAAACCCTCGGTGTCCTCGAACTCCTGGCCGCGCTGGGCCTGATCCTGCCCGCCGCGCTCGGCGTCGCACCGGTCCTGGTGCCGGTGACCGCCGTCTGCTGGGTCGCGCTGATGGTCGGCGCGATGATCACTCACGGTCGGCTCGGTGAGGCCGGGCTCGTGGTGCTGAACCTCTTCTATCTCGCGCTCGCGGTCTTCGTCGCGTGGGGTCGCTTCGGCCCCGAGTCCTTCGCCGGATGA
- a CDS encoding RNA polymerase sigma-70 factor, whose protein sequence is MSRTEEFQELRPLLFSIAYRILGSVSEAEDAVQETWLRFEASPTEPRSVRAYLSAAVTRVAIDVLRSARVRREEYVGPWFPEPLLADPYEDPARSAELADSVSMAALLLLERLSPLERAVFVLREVFDFGFPEVASAVGRSEAACRQLAVRARRHMAAGRPRFEADREEREELASRFFDALREGDVVALRDLLAADVSMVGDGGGKAPQLSRAVVGDRNVAGLLASVFPRMIRIDVTLERHELNGRPGAIVRDRDGRVLHTLALDILDGRIQTIRSVINPDKLGHLGPVADAWAVDREVRRPRPPGA, encoded by the coding sequence CTGAGCAGGACCGAGGAGTTCCAGGAGCTGCGGCCGCTGTTGTTCTCGATCGCCTACCGGATCCTGGGCAGCGTGAGCGAGGCCGAGGACGCGGTACAGGAGACCTGGCTGCGCTTCGAGGCCTCCCCGACCGAGCCCAGGTCGGTCAGGGCCTACCTCTCGGCCGCGGTGACCCGGGTCGCGATCGACGTACTGCGCTCGGCGCGCGTCAGGCGGGAGGAGTACGTCGGGCCGTGGTTCCCCGAGCCGCTGCTCGCCGACCCCTACGAGGACCCGGCGCGGTCGGCGGAGCTGGCCGACTCGGTGTCGATGGCGGCCCTGTTGCTGCTGGAACGGCTCAGTCCGCTGGAGCGGGCGGTCTTCGTGCTGCGGGAGGTGTTCGACTTCGGGTTTCCCGAGGTCGCGTCGGCGGTGGGGCGCTCGGAGGCGGCGTGCCGCCAGCTGGCGGTGCGGGCGCGGCGCCACATGGCCGCGGGCCGGCCCCGCTTCGAGGCGGACCGCGAGGAGCGGGAGGAACTGGCGTCACGGTTCTTCGACGCCCTCCGCGAAGGTGACGTGGTCGCCCTGCGGGACCTGCTCGCCGCCGATGTGTCGATGGTCGGCGACGGCGGCGGCAAGGCCCCGCAGTTGTCCAGGGCGGTCGTCGGCGACCGGAACGTGGCCGGGCTGCTCGCCTCCGTCTTCCCCCGGATGATCCGGATCGACGTGACGCTCGAACGCCACGAGCTCAACGGCCGGCCGGGCGCGATCGTCCGCGACCGGGACGGCAGGGTCCTCCACACCCTGGCGCTCGACATCCTCGACGGCCGGATCCAGACCATCCGCTCGGTGATCAACCCCGACAAGCTCGGCCACCTGGGCCCCGTGGCGGACGCCTGGGCCGTCGACCGCGAGGTGAGACGGCCTCGCCCGCCCGGCGCCTGA
- a CDS encoding lysyl oxidase family protein, with amino-acid sequence MALADEESMTSQKTSHHDSQYDRHQDSHHNAHHQGGDRGRARRSGLAALAALTVVAAVAGAAPGAGAAGKAKAAAGTPKLKMIAASKSVTAWRWNGENGPEVGLDLGTYLTVDGAPLEFKVTRKSYKDPVVAQQIFHKGKTTTAKKLPAGLVKDFSGLAGFLEVSIKDASGKEVVKQKGTFCPNNASGRIRPDAPATPHYPQSCPTNPFTLGSVWGVEKGWAANTSAIDYDKPVDIPAGEYTAKVGVAKKYRDLFGIPDDRPTIKLTVKQVDEGEGGGGGVGVAPQSSAHHGGADAPASGHGAHSYGPRGADAPTAPALSHALEDLGQAVHLGDGKGHTDGSRIAPALKPAAQRPTGKAGAPKNIPMPDLRSLPAWEIAVTDGEDGDVPGKDYLAFAANVWNAGPAPLVVDGFRKPGAELMDSYQYFYDAKGKQVGYAPAGTMEWDPRVGHEHWHFTDFASYRLLSADKKDIVKSGKEAFCLANTDAVDYTVKNANWHPFNTDLESACGEQNSISVREVLDVGSGDTYTQYRPGQSFDVTDLPNGTYYIEVIANPEKRLKETNYKNNVALRKVVLGGTPGKRTVKVPPHDLINAK; translated from the coding sequence ATGGCACTCGCAGACGAGGAATCGATGACCAGTCAGAAGACGAGTCACCACGACAGCCAGTACGACCGTCACCAGGACAGTCACCACAACGCTCACCACCAGGGTGGGGACCGCGGCCGCGCCAGGCGTTCGGGCCTGGCCGCGCTCGCGGCGCTCACCGTCGTGGCCGCCGTGGCCGGAGCCGCTCCCGGCGCCGGAGCGGCCGGCAAGGCCAAGGCCGCGGCCGGTACGCCGAAGCTCAAGATGATCGCCGCGTCGAAGTCCGTGACGGCCTGGCGCTGGAACGGGGAGAACGGCCCCGAGGTCGGCCTGGACCTCGGCACGTACCTCACCGTCGACGGCGCGCCGCTGGAGTTCAAGGTGACCCGGAAGTCCTACAAGGACCCCGTGGTCGCCCAGCAGATCTTCCACAAGGGCAAGACGACGACGGCGAAGAAGCTGCCCGCCGGGCTGGTGAAGGACTTCTCCGGGCTGGCCGGCTTCCTGGAGGTGTCGATCAAGGACGCGTCCGGCAAGGAGGTCGTCAAGCAGAAGGGCACCTTCTGTCCGAACAACGCCTCCGGCCGTATCCGCCCGGACGCCCCGGCGACCCCGCACTACCCGCAGAGCTGCCCGACCAACCCGTTCACGCTGGGTTCGGTGTGGGGCGTGGAGAAGGGCTGGGCGGCCAACACCAGCGCGATCGACTACGACAAGCCGGTGGACATCCCGGCGGGTGAGTACACGGCGAAGGTCGGGGTCGCCAAGAAGTACCGCGACCTGTTCGGCATCCCCGACGACCGGCCGACGATCAAGCTGACGGTGAAGCAGGTCGACGAGGGCGAGGGCGGTGGGGGCGGTGTCGGCGTGGCCCCGCAGTCCTCCGCCCACCACGGCGGTGCCGACGCGCCCGCCTCCGGCCACGGCGCCCACTCCTACGGCCCGAGAGGCGCCGACGCGCCCACGGCCCCGGCGCTCTCCCACGCGCTGGAGGACCTCGGTCAGGCCGTCCACCTGGGCGACGGGAAGGGCCACACCGACGGCTCGCGCATCGCGCCCGCGCTCAAGCCGGCCGCCCAGCGCCCCACCGGCAAGGCGGGCGCCCCGAAGAACATCCCGATGCCGGACCTGCGCTCGCTGCCGGCCTGGGAGATCGCCGTCACCGACGGCGAGGACGGCGACGTACCGGGCAAGGACTACCTCGCCTTCGCCGCCAACGTCTGGAACGCGGGCCCGGCGCCCCTCGTCGTGGACGGCTTCCGCAAGCCGGGCGCCGAGCTGATGGACTCGTACCAGTACTTCTACGACGCCAAGGGCAAGCAGGTCGGGTACGCCCCGGCGGGCACCATGGAGTGGGACCCGCGCGTCGGCCACGAGCACTGGCACTTCACCGACTTCGCCAGCTACCGCCTGCTGAGCGCGGACAAGAAGGACATCGTCAAGAGCGGCAAGGAGGCGTTCTGCCTCGCCAACACCGACGCCGTCGACTACACGGTGAAGAACGCCAACTGGCACCCGTTCAACACGGACCTGGAGAGCGCCTGCGGTGAGCAGAACTCCATCTCCGTGCGCGAGGTCCTCGACGTCGGCTCCGGCGACACGTACACCCAGTACCGCCCCGGCCAGTCCTTCGACGTCACGGACCTGCCGAACGGCACGTACTACATCGAGGTCATCGCCAACCCGGAGAAGCGGCTCAAGGAGACCAACTACAAGAACAACGTCGCGCTCCGCAAGGTCGTCCTGGGCGGCACGCCGGGCAAGCGCACGGTGAAGGTCCCGCCGCACGACCTGATCAACGCCAAATAG
- a CDS encoding MFS transporter, with protein MSDALARPTDAGAAGPPKPNAVVAVLALAGIVVSLMQTLVIPIVPELPRLLDASASNTAWAVTATLLAAAVATPVVGRLGDMFGKRKMLLVSIVLLVSGSVVCALADSLVPMVVGRALQGLAAAVVPLGISIMRDVMPAERLAGSTALMSASLGVGGALGLPAAAFIADNWDWHILFWTSAVLGALSFLLVMTVIPESKVRTGGRFDLLGSLGLSAGLVSLLLTVSKGADWGWTSATTLGLGTAAVAILLAWGFYELRAKQPLVDLRTTARPQVLFTNLASIALGFSMFAMSLVLPQLLQLPEQTGYGLGKSMLTVGLVLAPQGLVMMAMSAVSAGITKAKGPKVTLMIGALIVAAGYSLNIVLMSEVWHLILVSCVIGGGVGFTYGAMPALIMGAVPESETAAANSLNTLMRSLGTSFASAIAGVILAQMTTDFGGYALPSENGFKVVMAIGAGAALLAFLLASFIPKRRAATEVPASEGPAERAELPETAKA; from the coding sequence ATGTCCGACGCCCTTGCCCGACCCACCGACGCTGGAGCAGCCGGCCCGCCGAAGCCGAACGCCGTGGTGGCGGTGCTGGCCCTGGCCGGAATCGTCGTCTCGCTGATGCAGACCCTGGTCATCCCGATCGTCCCCGAGCTGCCGAGGCTGCTCGACGCCTCGGCGTCGAACACCGCGTGGGCGGTGACGGCCACCCTGCTCGCCGCGGCCGTGGCCACCCCGGTCGTCGGCCGGCTCGGCGACATGTTCGGCAAGCGGAAGATGCTGCTGGTCAGCATCGTGCTGCTGGTCTCCGGCTCGGTGGTGTGCGCGCTCGCCGACTCCCTGGTCCCGATGGTCGTCGGCCGTGCCCTACAGGGTCTGGCGGCGGCGGTCGTCCCGCTCGGCATCAGCATCATGCGTGACGTGATGCCCGCCGAGCGCCTCGCCGGCTCGACCGCGCTGATGAGCGCCTCGCTCGGTGTCGGCGGTGCCCTCGGTCTGCCGGCCGCGGCGTTCATAGCCGACAACTGGGACTGGCACATCCTGTTCTGGACCTCCGCCGTCCTCGGCGCCCTGTCCTTCCTGCTGGTCATGACGGTGATCCCGGAGTCCAAGGTCCGCACCGGCGGCCGCTTCGACCTGCTCGGTTCCCTCGGCCTCTCCGCCGGTCTCGTCTCCCTCCTGCTGACCGTCTCCAAGGGCGCCGACTGGGGCTGGACCAGCGCCACCACGCTCGGCCTCGGCACCGCCGCCGTCGCGATCCTGCTGGCCTGGGGCTTCTACGAGCTGCGCGCCAAGCAGCCGCTGGTCGACCTCCGTACGACCGCCCGCCCGCAGGTCCTCTTCACCAACCTGGCCTCGATCGCGCTCGGTTTCTCGATGTTCGCGATGTCCCTGGTCCTGCCGCAGCTGCTCCAGCTGCCCGAGCAGACCGGCTACGGCCTCGGCAAGTCCATGCTCACCGTCGGTCTGGTCCTCGCCCCGCAGGGCCTGGTGATGATGGCGATGTCGGCCGTGTCCGCGGGCATCACCAAGGCCAAGGGCCCGAAGGTCACGCTGATGATCGGCGCGCTGATCGTCGCCGCCGGCTACTCCCTGAACATCGTCCTGATGTCCGAGGTCTGGCACCTCATCCTGGTCTCCTGCGTCATCGGCGGCGGTGTCGGCTTCACCTACGGCGCGATGCCCGCGCTGATCATGGGCGCGGTGCCGGAGTCGGAGACGGCCGCGGCGAACAGCCTCAACACCCTGATGCGCTCCCTCGGCACGTCCTTCGCCAGCGCCATCGCGGGCGTCATCCTGGCCCAGATGACCACGGACTTCGGCGGCTACGCCCTCCCGTCCGAGAACGGCTTCAAGGTGGTCATGGCGATCGGCGCCGGAGCGGCCCTTCTCGCCTTCCTCCTCGCCTCCTTCATCCCCAAGCGCCGCGCGGCCACCGAGGTCCCGGCGTCCGAGGGCCCGGCGGAGCGGGCGGAACTCCCGGAGACAGCCAAGGCCTGA
- a CDS encoding SCO2400 family protein, producing MDYCTSCRRHLNGALVCPGCGAYAPDIAPAPIAVAPIAMAAPTWEFTAVPETPRVPDTWHDGAPPTDAGDTHADVDTGVDVEGAPSAPQGRAARRRQVARWKKNKRKAVLATAVALVGGGLTLASMDRQGSGGGRTQAATAPDTTGMGGIEDEADQYTPPSSSGSGDGSPDTGRARNTDTGAPQGRYPDGRPRTTLPLVERDSEASTQSTNTPSSRQAQSADQSSGGSGSGTSADTGVGSGADSGTGSDTATDGTTTPPATDDSTGSGTGSGTGDSASDGTGSTGSDSGTSDSGSDSSDSSSSSGLCLLVICIS from the coding sequence ATGGACTACTGCACCTCGTGCCGTCGGCACCTCAACGGCGCCCTGGTGTGCCCCGGGTGCGGCGCGTACGCCCCGGACATAGCCCCGGCGCCGATCGCCGTGGCCCCGATCGCCATGGCGGCGCCGACGTGGGAGTTCACCGCCGTACCGGAGACGCCGAGGGTGCCGGACACCTGGCACGACGGCGCTCCGCCGACCGATGCGGGCGACACCCATGCCGACGTGGACACCGGTGTCGATGTCGAAGGCGCGCCCTCCGCGCCCCAGGGCCGGGCCGCCCGCCGGCGCCAGGTGGCCCGTTGGAAGAAGAACAAGCGCAAGGCCGTGCTCGCGACCGCCGTGGCGCTGGTCGGGGGCGGTCTGACGCTGGCCTCGATGGACCGGCAGGGCAGCGGCGGCGGCCGTACGCAGGCGGCCACGGCTCCCGACACCACCGGCATGGGCGGCATCGAGGACGAGGCGGACCAGTACACCCCGCCGTCGTCGTCCGGCTCCGGCGACGGATCCCCGGACACGGGGCGGGCGCGGAACACCGACACGGGCGCCCCGCAGGGCCGTTACCCCGACGGCCGCCCCCGCACGACCCTGCCGCTCGTGGAGCGGGACTCCGAGGCCTCCACGCAGTCGACGAACACCCCGTCCTCGCGGCAGGCACAGAGCGCCGACCAGTCCTCGGGCGGCAGCGGCAGCGGAACCAGCGCCGACACGGGCGTGGGGTCGGGTGCGGATTCCGGCACCGGCTCGGACACGGCTACGGACGGGACGACGACGCCCCCCGCCACCGACGACAGCACCGGATCAGGCACCGGCTCCGGCACCGGGGACAGCGCCAGCGACGGCACCGGCTCGACCGGCTCGGACTCGGGTACGTCGGATTCGGGCAGCGACTCGTCCGACTCCTCGTCCTCGTCGGGGCTCTGCCTGCTCGTGATCTGCATCAGCTGA